The window TGTCACTCGATGTCTATGCAGACCCGCTTGGGAGGCTGCTCCGAGGTgttgctgctccccagggcatCGCCGCGGTGGCTCCTCTTGGTTTCGGGGGGCTGCTCGTCTCCGtcctcccccacctccaggCCCCGGGGGGTTTCGATGCGGCCCCTCCGCACAAAGTGGCGGATGCGGGCCTCCAGCCCCTCGCACTTGGGGCGGGCCAGTAAAGGCTTGTAGGTGCGGGCTTTGACGCCTTCCACAAAGCCGCTGACCTGGCTGCGGAGCGGAGGCTTCGTATCTCCCCAGAGGATGGTCGTGCTGTTCCCTGGGCCTgtgatataattaaaaaaaataccagtggTTTGAACAATCTATTTAATTACccctttccttcattcttttgtttgtgggttgttgttttttaaaccagttACCCCCATCCCAAGGTATTGCCGCAAAACCATCCCTTACTTTTTCCAGTAGCCACGGGAGCAGCATCTAACCCTTGCAACATGTTACGTAGCACTTGAGTTTTGACTGCGTGGTTGGCCCAGAGCTGCTGTAGGTGAGTAACGTTGAACTCCTGCACTTCTCGGTCGTAGAGCCACTGAAGGTTTTCGAACTCGCAGTCGtacaggacgagaggaaattCGACTGCCATGctagggaaaaggagagaaggcGTTACCTGTCGCTGTCTGGAGGGACGCTGTGACAAAAAAGGCTCGTGTGACAGCGCGTCGGCCTGTCCTTTCTGCCAAAACCAGCCCTGTCTTTTACAGAACTCCTTTTTCTGATAAAAACTGAATTAGTTTTAACCAAATACCAAGGACTAAGCCATCAAAAGCTTGTCCGAGAGCAAGAAAAATGCGATCCTTACGAATACCTCTCAGAGAGGCTGCTGGCAGCTTGCTTCCATATTGTGAGAGACTGCTTCGCAGGCTGGCAGAGAAGTGGCTTGCCAGCGGCACTTCGCACGCAGCCGTCGCTTTGAGAAGCGGCCCAGGAGGTTTTCCCGAGCTCTCCGTACCTGTACTGCGGTTTTCGGGGGTTCTTCTCCACATCCAGCAGCTCGTCGATGATCTCGGGGCTCTCCATCCTCTGGCCGATGAGGAAGAGGATCGCCATCATGCAGCGGACTTGGTGATACAGGAACGCCTGTCCCGTCACTTCAAACTGGCACAGACGGAAGGGATCCCACGGCCtggtttctcctcctctctccacccACGTCACTCCGGCGCTGAGGATCGTTCTCTGGAAGTTGACCACCCCGTTGGCGACGTCCATTTTACACAGGTTACGGAAATCGTGGGTGCCCACGTACCTCTGGGCTGCGGCGTGCATGAGGGCCACGTCCAGGTCGGCGCAGGGGAAGAAGTAGCGGTAGGTCCTCTTGAGGCAGCTGAACCGGGCGCTGAAATCGGGCTCCACGGGGGCCCAGGCCAGCACCCGGATGTCAGGTGGGAGCACCCTGTTCAGAATATGGGTGTAGCGGAGCTCCTCCTCGCTTCTGCCTTCCGAGTCACCCTCGTGGCCATTTAGCTTCTTCCCCTCTGACAGGTTTGAGCGGAGATCTAGGGAAATCACCTGCAAAATGAGGAAAGCCAGGATTAGATCACAGATGGGCGTATTCGGCGTGTCAAGCCAAGTCTTCCTACACcactgtgaaataaattcagGATCTCCTACAGATGAAGGTGCCTTAAATCAAGCGATCTCACCACTCCTTCCTGCGGGTAAAGCTGCAAGTGCCTCTGCTAAGGTTCCTAGCAGATGCTACGGAttcctttaataaaacagagaaagttgCAGACTGCCTACAGAGCACGGTCTCAAAATGGCTTCAACTTTAGTCACTGTTTTTAGGATATAATGTgctttttgggttgttttttttttttttctggaggtgGTGACTTGAACCCAGTAACAGCCTCGCTATCTGGGAAACCTGATGTGAGAACAAGTTAATGAACGCCACGGGTGCCTGCGCACTTTAAATGGCACAAGAAAAGGCAGCCTATGCCCTTATTTCGTGCGGCTCATCTTGTGAAGGAGAGCAGACCGCTCACCCGAGCCAAAACCACCCCGGCAAGGCAACAGCTAAGCCAGCTCCACTTCCAGAGccgggagggaaggagagactGGCCTGACAGCGAAGCCATCGCGGCACAGCAAGGGCTGTGCTTTCCCCGACGGCTCAGCCAGCCTGATGGCTCCGTGCCCACCGAGCGGGCCGGCTGGCTcacctccctccagctcccactCCCACGCTCCCTTCCGCTAGCTGCGGTTCCCCTCAGACCCTTCTGCGCAGGAATTCAGCTGCCTGACTGTGCAGGAAGCTATCCAATTCTtggatttactttttttttgtagtgttaGCGAGTTAAATCAGCTGAGAGGGCTCTGCCAAGCGCTGCAGTCGATGCAGGAAAAGCAACAAGTGCGCCTGTGGAGGAAGGGGCATCTCCCTTTTTTTGGCAGCGCTGAGCTATTGGGAAAGCTGCAGCCTCAAACGCATTTCATCGCCTCAAAACAGGCCCCTGGAACGAAAACTAGCGctaatatggaaaaaaaccagcactAATAAACACTTTGAGGGTCTAAAATCATCATTCCGCATGCAGGAAGGCATCGCCAGGCTCACTTTCAGATTTAAAAGCTGATggcttttgaaaaaacaaatccacCCTGTGCCGTCTTGGCTCGTCACTGTGGGACAGTTAATCCCACCGGATCTCCGTCCCACACAGGAGCCCAGAAATCTGGGAAAGCCCAGGGGGGACCCTGACCTGTCCAAAGGCACTGACTCCTTTGTCCGTCCGTCCGCAGCGGTGGTAGTTGGAGGTCTGTCTGTCATCTACCAGCCGCGTCTTCTTCAAGGCTTCAAACAGTTTCTCTTCGATGGTGTTGCTGGTGTTCTCCTGGCTGGCAAAACCCTGGTAGCCCCAGCCCAGGTAGGCGATCTTCAGTGCCACGTGTCTGCGGCCGTAGGCGCCAAAATCGAACGGCCGTTGCTGGCGTTTCTTGCCTTTCCCGGGGGCTGAAGGAGCCTCTCTTCTCCCACCGCCCTCCTTGTCCTCTTGGAGCTTCTCCTGCAGCCGCTTCACCTcctcttccagctcctgcaCCCTCCTCAGGAGTTGGTCTTGATCGATAACCGTGCTCTCCTCGGCCATAGCCGCCCTCTCGGAGCCTTAATTAGTTGCTGGTAGCTCCTTGGggtctgcagagaaagaaggaaagcgAGGCGGTtgcatttttgtggtttttattaCACCTAGACGCTTGCTCTGTAAAATAATTGTTACCCGTGgaataattctttattttttaaccccTCAGTGTTCctagcagagcatgggaagggCCAAGGGGGCTTAGCTCAGACAGCTTCATCTTactcaagtctttttttttttttttttgcactttttaatCACTCCCTTTCCCCCAGCCACCGCCGCCGCACAGTCGGATCTGCTCCGTCAGCCCAGGCGCGGCGGCAGCCCGTTTCCAGCTAGCCTTTTGCTATCTGCGCAGAGCCGTCACGGAGCCCTTTCCATTTTCGCACCGCGCTCAGCCAGCATCAACGCTTCAGGCAGCCCACTAACGGCTGCCATTCATCTCGCCGCGCCATCTGCT of the Ciconia boyciana chromosome 20, ASM3463844v1, whole genome shotgun sequence genome contains:
- the PUS3 gene encoding tRNA pseudouridine(38/39) synthase translates to MAEESTVIDQDQLLRRVQELEEEVKRLQEKLQEDKEGGGRREAPSAPGKGKKRQQRPFDFGAYGRRHVALKIAYLGWGYQGFASQENTSNTIEEKLFEALKKTRLVDDRQTSNYHRCGRTDKGVSAFGQVISLDLRSNLSEGKKLNGHEGDSEGRSEEELRYTHILNRVLPPDIRVLAWAPVEPDFSARFSCLKRTYRYFFPCADLDVALMHAAAQRYVGTHDFRNLCKMDVANGVVNFQRTILSAGVTWVERGGETRPWDPFRLCQFEVTGQAFLYHQVRCMMAILFLIGQRMESPEIIDELLDVEKNPRKPQYSMAVEFPLVLYDCEFENLQWLYDREVQEFNVTHLQQLWANHAVKTQVLRNMLQGLDAAPVATGKSPGNSTTILWGDTKPPLRSQVSGFVEGVKARTYKPLLARPKCEGLEARIRHFVRRGRIETPRGLEVGEDGDEQPPETKRSHRGDALGSSNTSEQPPKRVCIDIE